The sequence below is a genomic window from Lolium perenne isolate Kyuss_39 chromosome 4, Kyuss_2.0, whole genome shotgun sequence.
ggccgtgatggccgcccgcgcctccgcgagctctGCCCTGGCGTCGGTGAGCTCGGCCATGGCAttggcgatctccgccctggtcgccgcgagacgcccttccgcgcgctcttccgcctccgcgacctccgcctccgctaccgccacctccaggtccagctgctgggcctcaacgccggcggcggctacctcctcctcctcctccgggtggagctggcggcacatgtgaacaacgtgctcccaaTTAATGTGGTCGTCCATGGATGGATGGTAGCTTGAGGTGTGTCGGTcgcccccgccggtgtccaccatatatagccacggcggggcgggaaacaGCGTTGGCGCGCAAGGCGTTTCCCGCGTGCGCGAAACgccggcgaaacttgccaatgtattgggcaaGTGCGGGAACGATCGTCGTTGCGCGGGAACATTTAATCGCCAACGGCAGTCgtcgacgggacgtaaaacgccattagAGAGCTTGACGCTGTCCCCGGTAAAAAAATGCATCCGCACCGCTGGAGGTACCTAGACGCAAACGGTCACCCTGGACCACATCGCGTCcgcgggccgacgcaaacggacatttcggacgtccgaaatgtgtcggcccgctggagatgcccttaggcttCTGTTTGTTCCTAATGTGCTCGGGCCGCTTCTCATTTCATGAATCAAAGTACTCTTCCGCCTTAGTTTTAAAAAATGTTTTGGCTGACACTGATGAAGTATAGTTGCCTTGGTTTTTCCTAGCTTTGAAAAGATCTGATCGTCTTTTAGATGACAACTTGCGAGAGCAGCAAATGGATACAGCTCAGAGCGGAAAAAAAAATTAGGGACCTGATTTACAAATTTGTTCGTCCTATAGAATTATTTTCCACGGCTCACCGAATGAAAAAAGCGAGAGCGCCATATATGGGGAAACATCGTGAAAAATGTGCGCATCCAGGGAATCGAACCCTGGTCAGTACCGTGGGAGGGTACTATGATACCACTACACCAGATGCGCTTCGATGAATTCGTTGCTCATCTCACCTTCTAAATAGTTCCTACCTGAAGGTATTTCTACCAAACCTTTGTATTAAAAAAATTGGGACTTATATTTACAAGATATTAtattttggagatttgaaaatatGGCTCTTCCTCCAACACAAATTAATTGACGCAGCACCAAGAAATTTGGGCCGAAAAAGTACCTAGATCCATACTTTGTCTTTTTATGTAAGAAAAAAAAATATCATTTAAACACTATATGTTTCCAGAATTTTTAGAACTCAGAAATATGattatttattttttaaaaaaaacagacgcctatgtgcaccaaatctccgcCCCTTTCCAAACAGAGTGACACAAATCCTCAAGAAAACGCGCTTGTTACGTTGACAATGATCTCAAATTCTGTCAGCATGTAACAGCTCCATGCATGGTTTTGACTTTTGACGACAACGCCCAGTTACTCCCGTAAGCTGTACTTATACAGGGGAGTACAAAACGACGAGTGTGCAGAGGGGAGTCACAAACTCGCAATGATGTTCAGAACAGCTTGGCATTTACAAAACAAACACAGCAGTATATACGCCAAGTGAATTCCATGCTGGCAGGTATTCTATGTAATGACAAGGAGAGTAGGGGAGCACAAAATCCCAATCCTATGCCCGGAGTAACAACAAAAGAATCATGTATGGTCAACAAGAGTTAAGTCTTTTGAGTATTGCTAAACTACACTGACTCTGAGCATGACCGCAGTTTTCAGGGTGCAACGGCACCCGCCTGGTTCAACTCAACATCACCAATTGACCATTCCTCTGTGTGGTGCATTGATCACCTGGAATCTGAACAATAGGGAACAGAATCAGTATGTAGAACAATCATCAAATGTACTTCatcgaaataaataaatgaagaaCAATAGTCAAGCTATAGAACCAAATGACTATTTTCAGCTCATTTTTGTGAAATTAGTCAGCATTGAACTAGGCCCTGACTCCAGCAAAAGCAAAATAAGCTTCAGATAAACTAAGCAGATATACTAGGCCCTGCCTCTTGCTAAAGCAAAATAAGCTTCAGATCAACTAAGCAGATAAACACCTAACAGCAGCAGCTGCCAGTTTCTCTTCACAGACAGTTTCTAGCAAAACAAGGTTAAGAGTAAGTGAAAGTCAACTAGATTTTTTTTGGCCTGGTCAACAAGAATAAGAAATCCAGCTAAGTACTGACTCAAAATAAGAAAGGGCAGCAACCTAATACTATTGTGACGGGATCATGTAAGTACACACTTGCAAGTTAGCATTGTTTATTGAATACTACATAGTAACTTTACACTGAACAAAAAGAATTCTAGACCCTTTCTTATTGACCCTGCGAAACCTAATGTTGCTGCCCAATGTGTTACTACCTCTGGACTTTATTAATTGACGCATCCACCCACTAATTACATGCATGGCCAGCATGGGCTATTCTCCCTCCGCGTCGATTATatccgaccggagggagtactagaCAACCAATTATGCTTCAATTATGACATCAGCTGAAATAAGAAAATGAGTGGAATTTGCAGGGAACCAATGAAATAGTAGCATAATGATAGCATACTGAACAAAAAACAAAATCTATTTCGCTGTGATTAAAGGAAGGAAATCCTACCAAAGTTCTGTGTGCACATGATGTGCATAGTGTGCCATTGCACATACAATATTGGCAGCTACATACTCCCTTTTCTCCTTGCCATAATATAGTGCTCATTGGTTTCCGCGAAAGTCAAACTTCACTAACTTTGACTAAGTTTATTGAGAAAATTATCTACATCTACAATGGCTAATGCATACCATGTTAAAATGTACTTTACAGTAAATCTGATGGTATTGATTTGAGATTCTAATGGTCGATGATTTTTTGTACAAACTTGGTCAAAGTTTACATGCTTTCACTTCAAAAAAAAATTTATAGGCACTATATTTTGGCGTAGAGGGGGTAGAACACAGTCTGCCTGCTTTGCAGAAAAAGAACAACATAAGACATACAACAACTAAGACATACCATATTGAGGATTTCTGTAGTTTTGCAGTGCTTCCATCTGGGTGTCCTGCTCTGACTCTGGAAAATCATAATCTTGAACACTTAAACCTTGAATAGTGTCCTCCAATGGTGGTTCAAGTATAAGTTGCCCGTTCTCGTCAAAACAAAGATCCATGTCCAAGTCCGGTAGAGCAGACGTGTCAGGAAGGAAGTCCCAAGATGAATCAAGTGTGTTGAGGTTGTCTGAGGTCGTTTGAGTGTCCATCTCCATGGGCATGTCAAGTGCAGGACTTGAGATTGGTTGTGCGGTGTCGGAACAAAATGTTTCATCTGCTATTACTTGGCTAGAAGTTCCAGGGACATGAGGCCGATACTGAATAATTTCAGCCCCTCCACCAGAAGTCTCCTGATCAGTTAGTGGACCCTGCACAAGAGCAGGGAACCTCCTTTTCTTGCTTCCATCAGCATTCCACCAGTTGTTCCTGCGCTGCtgttgctgttgctgctgctgcaacACAAGCTGGTTGAGAAAACTAGGGTTCTGGACAACAATTGCTAGAAGTGCCATCATCTGCTGCTGATTCTGTTCCATTACTTGAAGGCGCTGAATCAAATTCTGTACTTCAAGGTTAGATCCTTGCTGGTAGTGCCTGAGATCTACAAGCTGCTGCATGAGAAGAGCTTTATCCCTCTTCAGGGTTTCAACCTCCTTTACCAGGCCACCGTATTTTCCGATTTCAATATTTTCAGTACCAGGTGCAGGTTGAGTTCTGGCAGGTGCCTTCTTCTCCAACTCACCGCCAGCTTCGTTATGTCTCTTCTTTCTCTTGATGGTTTTCAGAAGATGCTTTTGGCCCCTAAGAAAGCCTTCGTTGGCCCACTCCCATCTATCAGGGTCAACTTTACGAAATCCCTAGTTAAGAAAAAGAATCATGGATAAGTTCACCGAATAAGGAATCTTAGAATGCTTAATACTGAACACAGAACAAGCAATGGAGCATTCCAAATAAACAATAGCAAAATTTATGCAGGGGCTTTCTGGATAGTAAATAACAATCATGCTATGCTTCTACCTTTAGTACTGATTTAATTGCACTGTTTGAGGATCCATGCGTCATGAGAAAGTTTTATCAAAAACATATGGAGCAACGAGGTGCAATCATGTGGTCACAACAAAATCAAATAAGAGAAGGTACACAACCAAGTGAGCAAAAAACCGGTTCGTTCTGTTGATCAGAGAATGGACATGAAAGAAGCAGGATAAAATGGAAGGAAGAGCTGCCTGCTATGGAGTCACTGATGCAAGAATCTGGCTCTAGCTAATGTATAATGATGGACATTTATCAAAAGCATGACATCGTTGATCGAGTACCTTTGGGTAGAGTACAACATGTTCCAATGCACATACAAATGAAATTCTAATAAGGAGACGACACAGAAGATTAGGTGTGAGTCAGGATATTTCGGTCAATGCAAACCAAGCATTAGAACACAACAATCAGGCTATTCTTTCAGTTAAGCATGAAGCGA
It includes:
- the LOC127296431 gene encoding heat stress transcription factor A-9 codes for the protein MGSKKASPPPPASAAAASASASTSAAGASAGNAPAAVGPVPKPPELAPFLTKVYDMVSDPATDAVISWTKAGSSFVVWDAHAFERDHLGRHFKHGNFSSFIRQLNTYGFRKVDPDRWEWANEGFLRGQKHLLKTIKRKKRHNEAGGELEKKAPARTQPAPGTENIEIGKYGGLVKEVETLKRDKALLMQQLVDLRHYQQGSNLEVQNLIQRLQVMEQNQQQMMALLAIVVQNPSFLNQLVLQQQQQQQQRRNNWWNADGSKKRRFPALVQGPLTDQETSGGGAEIIQYRPHVPGTSSQVIADETFCSDTAQPISSPALDMPMEMDTQTTSDNLNTLDSSWDFLPDTSALPDLDMDLCFDENGQLILEPPLEDTIQGLSVQDYDFPESEQDTQMEALQNYRNPQYDSR